The region TGTCGCCCACACTGAGGCTCTTGCCCTGGTTTCAGCGCCGAGGAGCTGGCCTGCCGCGTAAATCACTCCCGCAGCAACTATCATCAGGAATGCGACTATCGGGATGAGGCTCCTTATGCCGCTGCACAGGCTTCCCAATGCAGTGCTCAGAGAAGTAAATCCGCTGCCTGCGAAAGCCGATGATGCCAGCAGGGCAAATGCAAGCACCGAAATCAAAACGCTTAATTTTCTCATTAAATATCACCTGTTTTTTTCTGTTGGTCTAGTCTATATTCAAAAAAAGCATTTTTAAATCTTGTTATGGTTTGTAGGCATTTTTGAGTCTGCCTTTAAAAGCCCGGTGCGAAATCGCAAAATGTCCAAGAACAGGCCGAACGAATCGGTAAGGGTATTGATGGTGGATGAAGAACCTTCGCGCCAGGCAATCGGCACTTCCCTCACCGCCAGGCCGGTCCGCTGGGCCCATACGAGCATTTCCGTGTCCCAGAAAAAATGGTCGCTACTAGTGCGCTGCGCCAAATCCGTGAGGCTCCTCTTCCTGAAGGCCTTGAAGCCGCACTGGTGGTCGTGAACTTTTGAATCAAACAAAAGGCGCACGAGGAAATTGTAAAATCGGCTCAGGAACTCCCTGTCAAGCCTGCGTTCTGTTTTCGAGCCGTCCACCAGCCTTGAGCCTATTGCAATATCCGCGTCCTTAAGTTCTTTCAGCAACCCGCGTATCTGCCCAGGTTCCGCGGACATGTCCACGTCGACGTAAAAAATAGAGGGGAATTTGGAAACCCGCGCTGCCTCCAGGAAAGAGCGCGCCTTGCGCCAGCGTTCGGATTTTGGAGGTTCCAGCAGGACAATGCGCCTGTCTTGCTTCATCGCGTCCCTTGCCTGGAGCGCGGTTTTGTCGCTTGAGCCTCCGTCGCTAATTATTATTTCGTAATCCAGGCCCCTGAGTTCTTTCTTCAGCGCGGCGAGGGCAGGAAGCACGTACCGCTCTCCATTGAATACCGGCACAATCACGGAGATACCGGTGCGGTTTGATTTCATACCAATCAGTTCAAGTGCCTTGACGCATTGCGTTTTAGGTCCTATAAGATTGGAATTGTTTAAAAAATCTCCCCGCAAATAAGGAATGATTCCATGGGAACAACGCATTCGGACAGGACAGGGCTGATTGTGCTGGCCATCACCCTTGTCTGCTCCTTCTTCGTGCATCTTGCATTCATGTCGATGCACCCGATGTACCTGGACGAAGCGCTGTACGCCAAGATGGTGATGGAGCAGCAGGAGCACTTAACCATGGTGCCGACATACCTTGGATACGATGTAGGGTGGAAACCACCGCTATTCTACTGGGTCTTTTCCTTCCTGACCAGGATTACGTCGGCCCTGGCCAGCAACGTGGATTTCATATACAAATTCCCGAACATCATGCTGGGCATGGTGAACATAGCGCTCACGTACTGGATATTAAGGAGGAGGCTGGATGCTGAGCTTGCGTGCATGGCCATACCGCTGTACGCATTCTGCGCCTTATTCATATATACTAATGAAAGGGTGCTTCTGGATCCGCTCACAATGGTGTTC is a window of Candidatus Micrarchaeia archaeon DNA encoding:
- a CDS encoding TrbC/VirB2 family protein — protein: MRKLSVLISVLAFALLASSAFAGSGFTSLSTALGSLCSGIRSLIPIVAFLMIVAAGVIYAAGQLLGAETRARASVWAT
- a CDS encoding glycosyltransferase → MKSNRTGISVIVPVFNGERYVLPALAALKKELRGLDYEIIISDGGSSDKTALQARDAMKQDRRIVLLEPPKSERWRKARSFLEAARVSKFPSIFYVDVDMSAEPGQIRGLLKELKDADIAIGSRLVDGSKTERRLDREFLSRFYNFLVRLLFDSKVHDHQCGFKAFRKRSLTDLAQRTSSDHFFWDTEMLVWAQRTGLAVREVPIAWREGSSSTINTLTDSFGLFLDILRFRTGLLKADSKMPTNHNKI